Proteins encoded within one genomic window of Diceros bicornis minor isolate mBicDic1 chromosome X, mDicBic1.mat.cur, whole genome shotgun sequence:
- the LOC131400727 gene encoding rho GTPase-activating protein 6-like, whose translation MSAQSLLHSVFSCSSPASGGAASAKGFSKRKLRQTRSLDPALIGGCGGEAGAEGGSRGATAGRVCSPLPPAEGLSPRSASSPRGPPPRANRLPPPRPLCSSFSTPSTPQEKSPSGSFHFDYEVPLGRSGLKKSMAWDLPWVLSGPGGGRSAILCSSGGGPNGIFASPRRWLQQRKFQSPPNSHGHPYVVWKSELYLNRLGKKEC comes from the coding sequence ATGTCCGCGCAGAGCCTGCTCCACAGTGTCTTCTCCTGCTCTTCACCGGCCTCGGGCGGCGCGGCCTCTGCCAAGGGCTTTTCCAAGAGGAAGCTGCGCCAGACCCGCAGCCTGGACCCAGCCCTGATCGGCGGCTGCGGGGGCGAGGCGGGCGCGGAGGGTGGCTCGCGGGGGGCCACTGCGGGCCGCGTCTGCTCCCCGCTGCCTCCCGCCGAGGGTCTCAGTCCCCGATCAGCGTCCTCTCCCCGGGGCCCACCCCCCCGGGCCAACCGACTCCCGCCCCCTAGACCCCTCTGCTCATCCTTCTCCACGCCCAGTACCCCGCAGGAAAAGTCGCCGTCTGGCAGCTTCCACTTTGACTATGAGGTCCCCCTGGGTCGCAGCGGCCTCAAGAAGAGCATGGCCTGGGACTTGCCTTGGGTCCTGTCTGGGCCGGGCGGTGGCCGCAGCGCCATCCTCTGCTCCTCCGGGGGAGGCCCCAACGGCATCTTCGCTTCTCCCAGGAGGTGGCTCCAGCAGAGAAAGTTCCAGTCCCCACCCAACAGCCACGGCCACCCTTACGTCGTGTGGAAGTCCGAG